The following are encoded together in the Roseobacter denitrificans OCh 114 genome:
- a CDS encoding cellulose synthase operon protein YhjQ/BcsQ codes for MGARLHTVTLTGFKGGVGRTTGAAALAHGLAAIGHSVALIDAGHAVPLQEEVLSKNRGRGSSPDETLLQRWATRLASGCQSGSQVQYIRTSTAAYLESVLGQLRREAWHFAVVDTPAHQTPSVFQAMGQSSLLLVPARDAADACAVSRDLPEEFLDGYHTLRCLVAGSSNPSSVRQAFAPLPVLKTELPYQPDLCASVISSSTPAAAPISNEEWHTGCLSLAREAVELVERRNECSTRPNLGLMAT; via the coding sequence ATGGGGGCAAGACTGCATACGGTTACGCTGACAGGGTTCAAAGGCGGTGTCGGTCGTACAACCGGTGCTGCCGCGCTCGCTCATGGGCTGGCTGCAATTGGGCATAGTGTTGCGCTGATTGACGCCGGTCACGCTGTGCCTTTGCAAGAAGAAGTGTTGTCGAAGAACCGGGGCCGCGGGTCTTCGCCAGACGAGACCCTTCTTCAAAGATGGGCGACCAGGCTGGCGAGCGGGTGCCAGTCTGGCTCTCAGGTTCAGTACATCCGTACTTCAACAGCCGCATATCTTGAATCCGTACTAGGACAGTTACGGCGAGAGGCATGGCACTTTGCAGTTGTCGACACACCCGCCCACCAGACACCTTCGGTATTCCAAGCAATGGGCCAATCATCACTGTTGCTTGTACCAGCTCGTGACGCAGCAGACGCATGCGCGGTAAGTAGAGACCTGCCAGAAGAATTTTTGGATGGCTACCATACGTTGCGATGCCTCGTCGCGGGCTCAAGTAACCCGAGTTCGGTTCGCCAGGCGTTTGCGCCCCTGCCTGTGCTGAAAACAGAACTACCGTACCAACCCGATCTTTGTGCATCAGTGATATCGTCAAGCACTCCCGCAGCTGCACCAATATCAAATGAAGAATGGCATACCGGTTGCTTGAGCTTAGCACGCGAAGCTGTCGAGCTTGTAGAGCGAAGGAATGAATGTTCCACCCGGCCCAATCTCGGGCTAATGGCGACATGA
- a CDS encoding aspartate/glutamate racemase family protein, giving the protein MKRVHAATPAEDDQDHVPMFVDMNPQVPSRIRHVIEKTGPDPGPVLAQMAARLELAGAQVLAMPCNTAHLYATQIEDAVGISLLNMPKLACAQAAQGMKRGGIVGILASPATNSSGLFGNFLARHEVQSAFPENEDGILASIRRIKKSGPTQTDITLLEREAASLVRRGAERVIIGCSEFSLVSERIRCPVPILDTLDVLVSEIVSFSGVRTKSPA; this is encoded by the coding sequence ATGAAACGAGTGCACGCGGCAACCCCGGCTGAAGATGATCAGGACCATGTGCCGATGTTTGTGGACATGAACCCTCAGGTTCCGTCCCGCATCCGTCATGTCATTGAAAAGACCGGTCCCGACCCGGGTCCGGTTCTGGCGCAAATGGCCGCGCGGCTGGAACTGGCCGGGGCACAGGTGCTCGCGATGCCCTGCAACACGGCCCATCTTTACGCGACGCAGATCGAAGATGCCGTCGGGATCTCATTGCTGAACATGCCGAAACTGGCATGTGCGCAGGCCGCGCAGGGTATGAAACGCGGCGGAATCGTGGGTATTCTTGCTTCGCCGGCGACCAACAGCAGCGGTCTTTTCGGGAATTTTTTGGCCAGGCACGAGGTCCAGTCGGCCTTTCCTGAAAATGAGGACGGCATTCTTGCATCAATCCGCAGGATCAAGAAATCCGGCCCGACGCAAACGGACATTACCCTGTTGGAGCGCGAAGCGGCCTCCCTTGTCCGGCGCGGGGCGGAACGGGTGATCATTGGATGCTCCGAATTCTCGCTGGTGAGTGAGCGTATTCGCTGCCCGGTCCCCATTCTCGATACGCTGGACGTGCTTGTGTCAGAGATTGTCAGCTTTTCAGGTGTTCGCACCAAATCACCGGCCTGA
- a CDS encoding putative quinol monooxygenase, whose translation MTRHIQWLLEMNVRDDDIEAVEQLVDEMVEATRANEPGALIYEYYLSEDRRRCSVVERYADSAAVMEHLKNFEEHFAERFFALFEPSVFRVYGPANEDVRNALGSLGATFDIGVGGFIR comes from the coding sequence ATGACGAGACATATCCAGTGGCTTCTGGAAATGAATGTACGCGATGACGATATCGAAGCGGTCGAACAACTTGTGGATGAAATGGTTGAGGCGACGCGGGCAAATGAACCCGGAGCGCTGATTTATGAATATTATCTGTCCGAGGACAGACGCCGGTGTTCGGTTGTTGAACGCTACGCGGATAGTGCGGCGGTGATGGAGCATCTGAAGAACTTTGAGGAGCATTTCGCCGAACGGTTCTTTGCCCTGTTTGAACCCAGCGTGTTTCGTGTCTATGGTCCAGCGAATGAAGATGTCAGAAACGCCCTTGGCAGCCTTGGCGCGACTTTCGACATCGGTGTTGGCGGTTTCATACGTTAA
- a CDS encoding D-cysteine desulfhydrase, whose translation MHLARFPRRFLAHLPTPLERLDRLTKELGGPEIWIKRDDCTGMSTGGNKTRKLEFLMAEAELQGADMIITQGATQSNHARQTAAFAAKMGMQCHIVLEDRTASNNTNYNNNGNVLLDHLHGATTEKRPGGGDFNALIEDMAEQMRADGKKVYAIPGGGSNPTGALGYVNCAFELLNQVNSSGMKIDHIVTATGSAGTQAGLIVGLKAMNAQIPLLGIGVRAPKAKQEENVFNLACKTADKLGCPGVVERHDVVANTDYVGEGYGIPTESGLEAIRMFAELEAILLDPVYSAKGAAGFIDLIRKGHFKKGERVVFLHTGGSVALFGYDSAFDFSDRWS comes from the coding sequence ATGCATCTGGCCCGTTTCCCCCGCCGATTTCTTGCGCACTTGCCAACACCGCTTGAGCGTCTTGACCGCCTGACCAAAGAACTGGGCGGGCCGGAAATATGGATCAAACGAGATGACTGCACAGGCATGTCCACGGGCGGCAACAAGACCCGCAAGCTGGAATTCCTGATGGCCGAAGCTGAATTGCAAGGCGCTGATATGATCATCACGCAAGGGGCCACGCAATCCAACCATGCCCGTCAAACCGCAGCTTTCGCCGCCAAGATGGGCATGCAGTGTCACATCGTTCTGGAAGACCGCACCGCGTCGAACAACACCAACTACAACAACAATGGCAACGTCTTGCTGGACCATCTGCACGGTGCCACGACCGAAAAACGCCCGGGCGGTGGGGATTTCAACGCGTTGATCGAAGACATGGCTGAGCAGATGCGCGCGGATGGCAAAAAGGTTTACGCCATCCCCGGCGGCGGATCGAACCCGACGGGGGCATTGGGCTATGTGAACTGCGCCTTCGAACTGCTGAATCAGGTCAACAGCAGCGGGATGAAGATCGATCATATCGTCACGGCGACAGGCAGTGCCGGAACGCAGGCGGGTCTGATTGTCGGGCTAAAGGCAATGAATGCGCAGATTCCCCTTTTGGGCATCGGCGTGCGCGCGCCCAAAGCCAAGCAGGAAGAGAACGTCTTCAACCTTGCGTGCAAGACCGCGGACAAGCTGGGGTGCCCCGGTGTAGTCGAGCGGCACGACGTCGTGGCCAACACGGATTATGTCGGCGAAGGTTACGGCATCCCGACCGAGAGCGGGCTTGAGGCGATCCGGATGTTTGCCGAACTTGAGGCGATCCTTCTGGATCCGGTCTACTCGGCCAAGGGTGCCGCCGGGTTCATCGATTTGATCCGCAAGGGACATTTCAAGAAGGGCGAACGCGTTGTCTTCCTGCATACCGGCGGATCCGTAGCGCTGTTCGGATACGATTCTGCCTTTGATTTTTCCGATCGCTGGTCCTGA
- a CDS encoding AAA family ATPase gives MRILRLKIKNFRQFYGDCELEFLSDDTSRITVIHGENGSGKTSLLNAFKWVLYGKTDFDTGEQTILNELALSEISPGAVTELSLELEFEHEGSTYTVHRKQEFKRTGEALEAEPIGKSVPTLSWIDERGKYETAKNPANRINQLIPEQMHSYFFFNGERIEKLANVSASGEIRDAIKTLMGLEIIDRASDHLGRLVIKDLRKEASETASADYRDLLEKESRISSEIDQRKLERDTAAKSSKGFQTELDAINASYERIADVKAKAEQRRSLEAERGRIEGVLEKLSQERMDLVSQSGALAFLSDTVASVSTVLEDCRKRGELPYKIRRTFIDDLLHDAKCICGTELQEGTKARAAIEGYRDQATGEDLEAAFTDVVSNLRAMPRERTRLYAQLSTWSAEESDYNKRLKAITEELDEISSSLGSSDIEDVKRLEERRNELTKLQAEERLKIAKAKDAIELLNDDLAKVKKEIEKVQSKSQKEDLARQKLEFAEACKSLVDNLHEALAEETRHHLSTKVNDTFQSILRKDFYAEIDRDYTLRIFKDVPGVGKQPVSEKSTGENQVISLSFIASLVNLAKERNKAKTTFFKGGVYPLIMDSPFGALDREYREKIAQHIPDLADQVIVFASNSQWSKEVDEKCRPFIGKEYSLVYHAPKSKGREEDTDYVKRTDGPEFTKIEEGYLGH, from the coding sequence GTGAGAATACTTCGCCTCAAGATAAAGAACTTCCGCCAGTTTTATGGTGATTGTGAGTTAGAGTTCCTCTCAGACGATACATCGAGAATTACCGTCATTCATGGTGAAAACGGATCTGGTAAAACTTCTCTTTTAAACGCATTCAAATGGGTTCTATACGGTAAGACAGATTTCGATACTGGCGAGCAGACAATCCTCAACGAACTTGCTTTGTCTGAAATCTCTCCTGGAGCGGTGACTGAGCTAAGCCTAGAACTTGAGTTTGAGCACGAAGGCTCCACCTACACTGTGCACCGAAAGCAGGAGTTCAAGCGTACAGGAGAAGCGCTGGAAGCCGAACCAATTGGGAAATCTGTTCCAACCCTGTCCTGGATCGATGAACGGGGGAAGTATGAGACAGCAAAGAACCCTGCCAACCGGATCAACCAATTGATACCTGAGCAGATGCACTCGTATTTCTTCTTCAACGGCGAGCGCATCGAAAAACTGGCTAACGTGTCTGCTTCTGGCGAAATCCGAGATGCTATCAAGACCTTGATGGGCTTGGAGATCATAGACCGGGCAAGCGATCATCTTGGTCGTTTGGTGATCAAGGATCTTCGGAAGGAAGCAAGTGAGACGGCTTCAGCTGACTATCGCGATCTACTTGAAAAAGAGTCGAGGATTAGCTCAGAGATAGATCAACGGAAACTAGAGCGGGATACGGCGGCAAAATCCAGCAAGGGCTTCCAAACAGAACTAGACGCCATCAATGCCTCTTATGAGCGAATAGCCGATGTAAAGGCAAAGGCCGAGCAAAGGCGAAGTCTGGAAGCCGAGAGAGGTAGAATCGAAGGCGTCCTTGAAAAGCTGAGCCAAGAGAGGATGGATCTGGTATCGCAATCGGGCGCACTGGCCTTTCTGAGCGATACTGTAGCATCTGTCTCAACTGTTCTAGAAGACTGTCGCAAGAGGGGTGAGTTGCCTTATAAGATTAGGCGGACGTTCATTGACGACCTATTACACGACGCGAAGTGCATTTGTGGAACTGAACTTCAAGAGGGCACGAAAGCACGAGCCGCGATTGAAGGATACCGTGACCAAGCGACTGGAGAGGATCTTGAGGCCGCGTTCACAGACGTCGTGAGCAACCTAAGAGCAATGCCTCGTGAGAGGACCAGACTGTATGCACAGCTGTCAACTTGGTCGGCAGAAGAGAGCGACTACAACAAGCGACTAAAAGCGATCACTGAAGAGCTCGACGAGATCAGCAGCAGTTTAGGGTCTTCTGACATTGAAGACGTTAAACGTCTGGAAGAGCGCCGGAATGAGCTGACAAAACTCCAAGCGGAAGAACGCCTTAAAATCGCCAAAGCAAAAGATGCGATTGAACTTCTGAATGACGACCTAGCCAAGGTTAAAAAAGAGATTGAGAAGGTCCAATCGAAGTCCCAAAAAGAAGACTTGGCAAGGCAGAAACTTGAGTTCGCCGAAGCTTGTAAGAGTCTGGTGGACAACCTGCATGAGGCCTTGGCCGAGGAGACACGCCATCATTTGTCTACAAAGGTAAATGACACTTTCCAGAGCATCCTCCGTAAAGATTTCTACGCAGAGATTGATCGCGACTACACCTTGAGAATCTTCAAAGACGTCCCGGGGGTCGGAAAGCAACCCGTTTCTGAGAAGTCGACGGGGGAGAACCAGGTTATCAGCCTGAGCTTCATTGCGAGTTTGGTTAATCTCGCAAAGGAACGCAACAAGGCAAAAACAACCTTTTTCAAGGGCGGTGTTTATCCCTTGATTATGGACTCGCCGTTCGGCGCTTTGGACCGCGAATATCGGGAAAAGATTGCGCAGCACATTCCTGATCTCGCAGACCAAGTGATTGTCTTTGCTTCAAACTCTCAGTGGAGCAAGGAAGTCGATGAAAAGTGTCGACCGTTCATCGGCAAGGAGTATAGCTTGGTCTACCACGCGCCGAAGTCCAAAGGGCGCGAAGAAGACACCGACTACGTGAAACGCACTGATGGTCCTGAGTTCACAAAAATCGAGGAGGGCTATCTTGGCCACTAG
- a CDS encoding metallophosphoesterase, with product MTNWYTADLHFGHDNIIKHCNRPFESASHMDTMLLANLSARVGPEDTLWVVGDFAFGPRAKDAKWLNNLFNRLPGRERHLVVGNHDGQATQSLPWTSVSHTAEVADGNGAPSVLNHYPMITWHRARRGALHLFGHVHNQWMGSKNAVNVGTDVWGYVPVTIRDIAQRAKSLPQNRHWQDVERGVEL from the coding sequence ATGACCAATTGGTACACGGCGGACTTACACTTCGGACATGATAACATCATAAAGCATTGCAACCGTCCATTCGAGTCCGCCTCGCACATGGACACGATGCTGCTTGCTAATCTCTCGGCAAGGGTGGGGCCGGAGGATACGCTATGGGTCGTCGGCGACTTCGCCTTTGGACCGAGGGCAAAGGACGCGAAATGGCTCAACAACCTCTTCAACCGGCTGCCCGGAAGGGAACGGCACCTGGTCGTCGGAAACCACGATGGCCAGGCGACCCAAAGCCTGCCCTGGACGTCAGTCTCTCACACGGCCGAGGTCGCCGATGGTAACGGCGCGCCTTCCGTCCTCAACCACTATCCGATGATCACCTGGCACCGCGCCAGACGCGGCGCGCTCCACCTTTTCGGCCACGTTCATAACCAGTGGATGGGAAGCAAAAATGCGGTGAACGTTGGAACCGACGTCTGGGGCTATGTGCCCGTTACGATCCGAGACATCGCGCAGCGTGCGAAAAGCCTGCCACAGAACAGGCACTGGCAGGACGTCGAACGCGGCGTGGAGCTTTGA
- a CDS encoding DNA phosphorothioation-associated DGQHR protein 1, whose protein sequence is MNIEFPFTVPTLRVDQRLGSFYVAVLPAELLLRVCASDRMSASLNPDGVGYTLEGTQRVIQDKRLSEIAAYINRVDSAFPNSIIVAANYDRETGFDQTENEDIAKEEGETNDGISSAWTVQTTDNGCHKLTIPSEAKLAAVIDGQHRLFSFAKASQEALQSMNLICSIFIDLPKALQAQIFATINSTQKRVDRSLTYELFGYNVSDEPEEYWTPDKLAVFFARKLATDSGSPLRGRITVAPKRDTRLEQIAADAAWKISTAVAVDGILRLYSSNPKRDANLMREGDAHTREVLLKGPKDKSPLRSAYIEGNDAVIFKMVLNYLKAAEEVFWKNAQEGSYIFRTVGVQAIFDILRKLASEAFDKRDISSGYFQAVLDPAKDIDFSSTEFQNASGSGRTFIRKTIEEAVGVS, encoded by the coding sequence ATGAATATTGAGTTCCCTTTCACGGTACCCACTCTTCGGGTCGATCAGCGACTAGGAAGTTTTTATGTTGCCGTACTTCCAGCTGAATTGCTGTTACGTGTTTGCGCCAGCGACAGGATGAGTGCGTCACTTAATCCAGATGGTGTAGGTTACACACTCGAAGGTACTCAGCGGGTGATACAAGACAAACGATTATCAGAAATTGCTGCTTACATTAATCGTGTTGATTCGGCATTTCCAAACTCAATCATCGTAGCAGCGAACTATGACCGAGAGACTGGTTTCGACCAAACTGAGAATGAAGACATTGCGAAGGAAGAAGGCGAGACTAACGATGGAATTTCAAGCGCCTGGACCGTGCAGACAACAGACAACGGATGCCACAAGCTAACGATTCCATCTGAAGCCAAACTTGCAGCGGTAATTGATGGACAGCACCGACTGTTCTCGTTCGCGAAGGCTAGTCAAGAAGCCTTGCAGAGCATGAACTTGATTTGCTCGATATTTATCGATCTCCCCAAAGCTTTACAGGCGCAAATCTTTGCCACCATTAACTCAACTCAAAAACGAGTGGACCGCAGTCTTACCTACGAACTTTTTGGTTACAACGTTTCTGACGAACCAGAAGAGTATTGGACACCGGACAAGCTCGCCGTTTTCTTTGCTCGAAAGCTGGCTACAGACTCAGGTTCACCGCTTCGAGGCCGTATAACAGTTGCGCCGAAAAGGGACACAAGGCTTGAGCAGATTGCAGCTGACGCAGCGTGGAAGATATCTACCGCCGTCGCTGTGGACGGAATCCTGAGGTTGTACTCAAGTAATCCGAAGCGAGATGCCAATCTGATGCGTGAAGGAGATGCTCATACCAGAGAAGTACTTTTGAAAGGCCCAAAGGACAAATCGCCACTTCGAAGCGCTTACATTGAGGGCAACGACGCAGTAATATTTAAGATGGTGCTGAACTATCTCAAAGCCGCTGAGGAGGTCTTTTGGAAAAACGCACAAGAAGGCTCCTATATCTTTCGCACGGTGGGTGTGCAGGCTATTTTTGATATACTTAGAAAACTTGCATCTGAGGCATTTGATAAGAGAGACATCAGTTCTGGATACTTCCAAGCTGTTTTGGACCCGGCCAAAGACATTGATTTTTCTTCTACCGAATTCCAGAATGCTTCAGGGTCGGGCCGGACTTTCATTCGCAAAACAATTGAGGAAGCTGTGGGAGTCTCCTAA
- a CDS encoding helix-turn-helix domain-containing protein — protein sequence MEAYARVLRERRKAANLSQEELAFRTDLSMSYISFLETCRRQPTLTVMDAICRELGVSLTEFIGEVEGDVENNR from the coding sequence ATGGAGGCTTACGCGCGGGTTCTCCGCGAGAGACGTAAGGCCGCGAACCTCTCGCAGGAGGAACTCGCGTTCCGAACGGATCTATCTATGAGCTACATCTCGTTCCTGGAAACGTGTCGGCGACAACCCACCCTGACTGTGATGGATGCAATCTGTCGGGAACTTGGCGTATCGCTGACGGAATTTATTGGTGAGGTTGAAGGGGACGTCGAGAATAATAGGTAG
- the mtaB gene encoding tRNA (N(6)-L-threonylcarbamoyladenosine(37)-C(2))-methylthiotransferase MtaB: MSAPKFTTLGCRLNAYETEAMKELAAEAGLSDAVVVNTCAVTGEAVRKARSTIRKLRRENPTARLIVTGCAAQTEPQTFAAMPEVNAVIGNTEKMQGDTWGALAADFIGESEAVQVDDIMSVTETAGHLIDGFGTRSRAYVQVQNGCDHRCTFCIIPYGRGNSRSVPAGVVVDQIKRLVDKGFNEVVLTGVDLTSWGADLPAQPKLGDLVMRILRLVPDLPRLRISSIDSIEVDENLMQAIATEHRLMPHLHLSLQHGDDMILKRMKRRHLRDDAIRFAQDARRLRPDMTFGADIIVGFPTETEAMFDNSLALVEECDLTWLHVFPYSARPGTPAARMPAVHGQIIKERASRLRAAGDAQVQRHLSAQVGKVHNVLMESASRGRTEQFTEVQVSTPRQEGRIIPLPITGTVGAALQG; this comes from the coding sequence ATGAGCGCACCCAAATTCACGACCCTTGGCTGCCGTTTGAACGCCTATGAGACCGAAGCAATGAAAGAACTCGCCGCTGAGGCCGGTCTGTCGGATGCTGTGGTGGTAAACACCTGTGCGGTGACGGGCGAAGCCGTGCGCAAAGCCCGCAGTACGATCCGTAAACTGCGGCGTGAAAACCCGACAGCACGCCTGATCGTTACCGGATGCGCCGCCCAGACAGAGCCGCAAACCTTTGCCGCGATGCCCGAAGTTAATGCGGTCATTGGTAACACCGAAAAGATGCAGGGCGATACCTGGGGCGCGCTCGCCGCCGATTTCATCGGCGAAAGCGAAGCGGTGCAAGTTGATGACATCATGTCCGTGACCGAGACCGCAGGTCATCTGATTGACGGCTTTGGCACCCGGAGCCGGGCTTATGTGCAGGTGCAGAACGGGTGCGACCATCGCTGTACTTTTTGCATCATCCCCTATGGCCGCGGCAATTCGCGGTCGGTTCCGGCTGGCGTTGTTGTCGACCAGATCAAGCGTTTGGTCGATAAGGGGTTCAACGAGGTCGTGCTCACGGGCGTGGACCTGACCAGTTGGGGGGCGGATTTACCGGCCCAGCCAAAGCTTGGTGATCTGGTCATGCGAATTCTCAGGCTTGTCCCGGATTTGCCGCGTTTGCGGATTAGTTCAATCGACAGCATCGAGGTTGACGAAAACCTGATGCAGGCGATTGCCACCGAGCATCGGTTGATGCCGCATTTGCACCTGTCATTGCAGCACGGCGATGACATGATCCTCAAGCGGATGAAAAGGCGGCACTTGCGGGATGACGCCATTCGCTTTGCGCAGGATGCCCGGCGTTTGCGGCCGGATATGACGTTTGGCGCTGATATCATCGTGGGTTTTCCGACCGAAACGGAGGCGATGTTCGATAACTCCCTGGCGCTGGTTGAGGAGTGCGATCTGACGTGGCTGCATGTTTTTCCCTACTCCGCGCGACCAGGCACACCTGCGGCGCGCATGCCTGCTGTCCATGGTCAGATCATCAAGGAACGGGCATCGCGCTTGCGCGCCGCCGGAGACGCGCAAGTCCAGCGACATCTTTCCGCGCAGGTTGGTAAGGTGCACAACGTGCTGATGGAAAGTGCGTCCAGGGGGCGTACCGAGCAGTTTACCGAAGTTCAGGTTTCGACACCGCGACAAGAAGGCAGGATCATCCCGTTGCCCATCACAGGGACCGTTGGTGCCGCTTTGCAGGGGTGA
- a CDS encoding DNA phosphorothioation-associated protein 4, with amino-acid sequence MATRVRRPAEFEEMLSELRDEGIFPTFKDTLVFAAALGFRRGNRKPFQKSSEPIDLEVFRGDFDRTIMSMIAIEENSDPKMLAPSNEAERVLCFEEYANGGLEIMKREISDGKQDWREGLLSLIHREEGDQTILDDITELANF; translated from the coding sequence TTGGCCACTAGAGTAAGACGCCCCGCCGAGTTCGAAGAAATGCTCAGCGAGCTTCGGGACGAAGGCATTTTTCCGACCTTCAAGGACACTCTTGTTTTTGCGGCTGCATTAGGATTCCGGCGCGGAAACCGAAAGCCGTTTCAAAAGAGTTCAGAACCCATCGATCTTGAGGTGTTCAGGGGTGATTTTGACAGAACCATAATGAGCATGATTGCAATCGAGGAAAACAGCGATCCAAAGATGCTGGCTCCTTCGAACGAAGCCGAACGTGTCTTGTGCTTTGAAGAGTATGCCAATGGTGGCCTTGAGATCATGAAGCGAGAAATTTCCGACGGCAAACAAGACTGGCGGGAAGGTCTTCTTTCCCTAATCCACAGGGAAGAAGGAGATCAGACAATACTTGATGACATCACAGAGCTTGCGAATTTTTGA
- the dapF gene encoding diaminopimelate epimerase translates to MYEKDDSGLPFMKMHGLGNDFVVLDARRRSMDITPRFAQALGHRHTGVGFDQLALITNTKTGVHLAFFNADGSVSSACGNATRCIADYIMAQTGASDMTLSTDRGVLAACRAANGQTSVNMGAPQLDWTEVPLAREMDTLELPIEGTPTATGMGNPHCTFFVDDVMQTDVAKLGAELEHHELFPQRTNVQFASITGPDTIRMRVWERGVGMTLASGSSSCAVAVAAARRGLTGRKVQVDLDGGRLEIDWREDGVWMTGPTQHVFSGTLTRSFLESIA, encoded by the coding sequence ATGTATGAGAAAGACGATAGCGGTCTGCCCTTCATGAAGATGCACGGGCTGGGAAACGACTTTGTCGTTTTGGATGCGCGCAGGCGTTCGATGGACATCACACCTCGTTTTGCGCAGGCTCTCGGACACAGGCACACCGGTGTTGGATTTGACCAACTTGCCTTGATAACAAACACAAAAACCGGGGTGCACCTCGCGTTCTTCAATGCGGATGGCTCTGTTTCGTCGGCCTGTGGGAATGCGACGCGCTGCATTGCCGATTACATCATGGCGCAAACCGGGGCTTCGGATATGACCTTATCGACGGACCGGGGGGTGCTTGCCGCATGCCGTGCGGCAAATGGTCAGACCTCGGTCAATATGGGTGCGCCGCAGCTTGATTGGACCGAGGTGCCTCTTGCGCGCGAGATGGACACGCTTGAGCTTCCGATAGAGGGCACTCCCACCGCAACTGGCATGGGCAATCCGCATTGCACCTTTTTCGTCGATGACGTCATGCAGACAGACGTCGCAAAGCTTGGTGCCGAATTGGAACACCATGAGTTGTTCCCGCAGCGGACAAATGTCCAGTTTGCCTCAATCACAGGGCCTGACACCATACGTATGCGGGTTTGGGAGCGTGGTGTGGGGATGACGCTGGCATCGGGGTCTTCCAGTTGCGCGGTGGCCGTCGCTGCCGCCCGGCGCGGGCTCACCGGGCGCAAGGTTCAGGTCGATCTCGATGGCGGGCGGTTGGAGATTGACTGGCGCGAGGATGGTGTTTGGATGACCGGCCCGACGCAGCATGTGTTTTCCGGAACGCTCACGCGGTCCTTTCTGGAGAGCATCGCATGA
- a CDS encoding trypsin-like serine peptidase, translating to MLDASARKDWTAVGVVIAQGNDGGSSCSGTLVAPDLIVTAAHCTTQKEGLLGSLRFFAGQDGTRFVASSGSIDVIRHPEWAAATGAARYQFDVAVVRLSRPIPRNVVSPMLLMPHKTPLPESGAFLGYQNPTAPRLHGRFGCALFSRSSQRLFTSDCPVIRGNSGGAIAVRLEQNWYLAGTIVARREPEGTALAAHLDDWLRGHVSNALAREARRTR from the coding sequence ATGCTTGATGCGTCGGCGCGGAAAGACTGGACCGCGGTAGGCGTGGTGATTGCGCAAGGAAATGACGGTGGATCAAGTTGCAGCGGAACCCTCGTTGCGCCGGATCTGATCGTCACGGCAGCGCATTGCACCACCCAGAAAGAAGGGCTTCTCGGCAGCCTGCGTTTCTTTGCCGGTCAAGATGGGACCCGGTTTGTCGCGAGCAGCGGGTCAATCGACGTTATCCGGCATCCGGAATGGGCGGCGGCCACGGGTGCGGCCAGATATCAGTTCGATGTGGCGGTTGTCCGACTGAGCCGTCCGATCCCGCGCAATGTGGTAAGCCCGATGCTGCTGATGCCCCACAAGACACCTTTGCCAGAAAGCGGCGCTTTTCTTGGGTATCAGAATCCGACTGCGCCGCGCCTGCATGGCCGCTTTGGGTGCGCCCTGTTTTCGCGGTCGTCCCAGCGGCTTTTCACGTCTGATTGCCCGGTGATCAGGGGGAACTCGGGTGGTGCAATTGCGGTTCGGCTGGAACAAAACTGGTATCTGGCGGGCACCATCGTCGCGCGCCGAGAACCCGAGGGAACCGCACTGGCGGCGCACCTCGACGACTGGCTACGCGGCCATGTCAGTAATGCTTTGGCAAGAGAAGCGCGGCGCACGAGATAA